A region of the Sminthopsis crassicaudata isolate SCR6 chromosome 6, ASM4859323v1, whole genome shotgun sequence genome:
gaataatttaaaactatatagTATGAAGGTAAAATGAGTCAACTATGTGATTATACAGTATTTTACAGGTGTTAAGTCAAAATCaaaatatgtaaatgttagtAACTCTTACTAGTACTTGTACATTCTGATCAAAGGCAAAATAGCcagaattaagaaaacaataaacataatgtatgcaaacattttaaaaattcaaaacattttgaaaaacgATTTTACTTAAATATTGCAGCATAAGGAAATAGGAATTTAAAGAGGTTTGGTTTTTAATGTTAATATAAAAttggggcagctacatggtacagtgaataaattACTGGACTTGGAAAGAGACTTATCTTcaaagagttcaaatctagcctcacaaGGAGAGTTatcatgggtaagtcacttaacttgcttTACCTAAGTTTCTCATCagaaaaatgagttagaaaaggaaaggacaaaacCCTCCACTATCTTTGCAAAAAAGTCTGAAATCATGTCAAGCAGTATTGTACATAATTGAAAATAACTTTAAAGCAGCAAATGTgttaagattaaagaaaaaaaaaatcaatgcactTTTCAAAGTGGAATCAGCCATGACTTCACTGGACTAATATTAAGGATTATAGCTTCTTCTGTTTGAATAAATTTGGAAATTCATAAgtgcaatatttttaaatatttatgtacattcagttcaaaatcaataaaattgcaaaatgaatttttattaactttaagATGCTAAGAACCTAGTAACAAGTgtgaataataattaataatcatcAATATCTTGAGGAAATTCAGAGGCTCTCTCTTCTCCtaaattcctcatttaaaaaaaaagatcatttttttccttcaaaaagacAATATTGATAATTAGATTAAATGGACTCTAGTGGAGCTTGATCAGATCCCACACAATATTGCAAGGAACTTGATGTGAGGTAGAGAAACCTAGTGTATTATTGTCAAGTTTGATAGAGACAGATTCTATTGTCTAGACAGTCCAAGATTTGGAGTAATCTGATGTCcagaaatttttctttgaatagaGGTGACATTAGCATGGTATGCCAGCAGTCTCTATTGCATTAATCTTTAAATTGGAGCCCAtcaccatttttgtctttgtcttaaGAAAGATGGATAAATGACTATCCTTTCATGAATAGCCTGCTgggcttattttttaaagtgattaaattacccagaaagcATGTcagtcattaaaaaaatatatatctcacaAACATAGGATATACACTTGGAATAGATAATTAAGATCAAGtagcaaacatttgttaattgGCAATAATCTGTTATAAATGCTATGATAGAGTAATTCAAGTAAGGGTAGAATTGATTTCTGCTTAGTGATTACAAAAGAATATTACACAATcacatataaagaaataagagacttTAAAATAGACAAATTTACAAAACAGAAATGTTCAATATGATGtagaattttgttcttatttaaaCTGAGGATTTTAAGGATAATTTTATCTTAGAATGATGGTCATAGACCTTGATTAAAATCTTTGATTTAGGCTACAGAGTTAATCCCTTATTAgttgatttgttttttggttatttttactaattatatagaatgttagaactgaggcagaaaatgaaatattggaTGTTGCAGCTGGTGATGAAAACCTGAAATGAAATCTACAAGGGAAATGGCAGATCTTCAAATCCAACTCTTCCTGTTTGGAGAAAGGAAACTAAggaacagagaaggaaagtgattgCTTCATTTTGAATTCATCATTTTCACAGGCAGAAGAAAGATACAATGGCAGAGGAAAATCTCACATATGTGAAGGAATTCATTCTTCTGGGATTTTCTGATCTTCCCAATCTCCAGGGTTTTCTATTTGGGATATTTTTTGTCATCTACTTAAGTATACTGATAGGAAATGGCCTCCTCATTGTTATAACCAAGACTGATCCAGCTCTCCATACCCctatgtattttttcttagggaacttTTCCTTTTTGGAAATCTGTTACACATCAGTCACTCTCCCCAGAATGTTGGCAGATCTCTGGACCCAGAAGAGAACTATTTCATTACTGGCTTGTGCTGTACAaacttgttttctttatatttttggagTGGCAGAGTGCCTTCTCCTGACTGTGATGGCTTATGACCGTTATGTGGCAATCACTAAGCCTCTCTATTATACTCTCATTATGAATCACAAAGTTTGTGTCCAACTGGTTGTAATTTCCTGGCTGACTGGGGTCCCAGTCCTGATTGCTCAGACATATCGGATATTCTCTCTAAACTTCTGTGGCCCTAATAAAATCAATCACATTTTCTGTGATGCCCCACCCTTATTCCCATTGGCGTGTACAGACACATATAAGATAGAAGTCTCTGTTCATGTTGTGGCTCTACTCTTTGTTACAATTCCCTTTGTTTTGATACTTGCCTCCTATATCAAAATCATAACTACAATAATGAAATTGCCCTCCACTTCAGGGAGATCCAAAGCCTTCTCCACTTGTTCCTCTCACCTAATGGTTGTATGCTTTTTTTATGGGTCTGGGAGTATTGTGTATTTGCAGCCAAAATCAAGTCAATCATCAACATCCAGCAAAATATTTGCTCTTTTCTATACCACTGTGACCCCAATGTTTAACCCCCTTATTTACAGTCTGAGAAATAAGGATGTCATTGCTGCATTGAGAAAACTACTTCCTAAGTGAATTCACATATGGAGCAGTTAGTCATATGTAAATGGATTAGTATTACTTCTGCCAtatttcctattaaaatactTCCGTTTATTGTTTTCCATTGTACTAAAATGGTATTAAAATGATAGACTGTCAAgagattctatttaaaaatagaaaatgccaGCCCAAAATTtccatcttccttagttcaattTTGACTGAGAtcaaatcctttattgtatcTTAAGTAATTACAATGATTAACTGGTAATATGAGTGCAATTTTATTGTGTTTTCTACTCTTTACTAGTAACATGGAAGAAAAggcatttttcttaaaaaatattaatttaatagtgtgtgtatgtgtgcttaaGAAAacgaaaggagaaaagagagaacgacagagagacagagggagatagCAAAAGAGAAACAGACTACCAGAGACTgagtcagagagacaaagagatattCATCCATACATGTAGATATGGAAAGCTTCAGTTGAAGGGGGAGTACAAAAACAGAGAAACTGTGTATTGGGCCTCAGATAGTGGAGAACCCTGGGTGAAatataagaccctttagtccaCTAAGGAATCCTGATGACCAGTCTGCCAAGGAGACATCCTCACacaatagcaaattgtttatgtggtccctCATACTCAGTATCCTGTAGTTAAATAAGTATATTATGTAAGCATAGGGTATATACAAGGTTAAGGATTTTTTGAATAAAGGAAGTCTTGCTTGACCATCCTCATGAGTTTTGCCTCGTCACTCCTCACCCATGATCAGGACTTAGGCTGATATCAAAATCCTCCCATGAGCAGGTCCAGACAGTGTGCTCAATGTGGGCCACAGCAGCTTGGCTGACCAAAACAGTGGGTATTTGCGTGAAGAATCCCAGATACCTGGGAATAGGGTAACTTTGAACAGCTAGTGGCAACACTGAGCGAGGGCTAAACAAGTCCTTTTGGTTTTCCAACCAAAATGGGGCAAGCACTTAGAAAAGAGCCTCCCCCTGGAGGGAATATGAGAAATGCTTAGTTATATTAATTAAAGAGCAAGGCTTGTTAGTTATTCAGAAGGAAATAGCTAAGTTCTTAGATGCTGTGCAGTACATGTCTTCATAGCTCCTAAAGGAAGAAATGTTTGAGCCAGAGAAGTGGGAGATAGTGGGGGAATTACTAACATAATATTCTCATATTATGGGTCTTGGCTTAGTACCCAAGCACACATTCCTTATTGTCTTTGAGGGATTCCAAAATATCATCAAAAAAAGAGGGATTTTACTAGAGAGTGCTAAAGGAGGATGAGGAAAATAAGCACAAAGAAGGTGCTGACAATTCTTAAGGGTGTGGCAGGTTGAACAAAGACAAAGATGACCCTGGGAGGTTGGAGGTGTGTGGCACTTCCCATTTCTCAGATTGACCTCACTTCCCCCTGGACTCTTGCCCCCCACTTCCTCACCCACTACTTTTTCATCCTCTTCCCTCAAATCCACCTTTGTGGACTATAGATGGAAGAATGGAAGGAGTGGTGGCTCCATCAGCACCACAAGCACAGCAATCTTGTTCTCTTTCCATGTCCTGATTACAGGaggcattggttaaggcaaaGGAGGAGGGATGGGATATGTTTGGGTTGAGAATGGAAGCATGATTGAAGAATAGGACCCCAAGAGACCTCAAGGTTGAATCAGGAGAAGACACACTCTTTTTAATCAGGAATCTATGAAAGATCCGAAAAAGGATTGTAATCTCTATGGGTCTGCATCACTTTATGTTAGGatattattagagaatttggcttatgaaattctAATGATTAGAAATTCATAAGAAAAACAGCACAACCAGATCAAAGCCTTATTCTTTACCGAGTTTTCATGGGTAGAAtttaaaggccattaaatgagtAATAGAATTATGGAGGATAGGGTCCAATAAGATAAACTAGTTATACCAGTATATGAATTAGTGTttgctgtgaaaccatcctagaatggcaaattttattggccagagATCCAAATTTCATACAAGAGTCCCTTCTAAGGATAACTTGAGTATTACATGATTGACCATGgactttgaagaaaaggtttctaacaTCCCTCTTAAAGGACTGACCATCTTTACAGATGTGTCCAAAGGttacatttgtgctgtatattcttcTGACTTAGCTATATAAAGTAGTCAGAACTATCATTCTACTCAACAGAATGAGTTATATGCAATTATGCTAGTTCTTATTTATTACTAAAGAgatctaaatataatatatgattcaGCTTATTCAATAAtaatggtacaaagaattgccaaagCCTCCAAAATATttcagctttttaaggaattttaggAGCAAGAGCAAAAACGCCCAGGTAAATGTTGCCTCTTGCATGTCCCTTCTCATACTAGTCTTCCAGGACCTATTTTTCATGGAAACTTCAAGGCAGATTTCCTTCTCACCATGATACCCAACACTCCCCTATTTTGGCCCAActaataatctcattctaaatatcatcaggctgcatGATGtgtgcaatttgggataacaaaataGGAACTTAGGTTCATAGCAAAAACCTTTATGTCTTGACTCCCTTTACATGCTCCTAATTTCCCATATTGTATGTATATCAATAACTTACAGCAGGTGACCACAAAAGTACACTACCTACATGAGACAGCTCAGTGGATGAGAGATGCAAGGCTTTAGTTATTTTCTATACATTCCTTCTGGGACACATGgaagtattttatatcatctTGTTTACTCATATTACTTGTTACATTACTACTTGCCTGTATGATACCTCCCATGCTGAAACTTGTAATCCaatcttttataaatttaactacTGATttatacctgcttcaattaaaacaaaaagaaagagagagtgggGAACCCTGAGCaaagtataagaccctttagtccGGTAAAAGGAACACTTCTGGcagtgtctggtttggctccccattctCTCTAGGGGCATCACTgacttcctgagaaatcaggaggCATGACAATCTGTGTTGTACTTAAAGCAGAATTATACTAAATGACAAGGAAATGTAGGAACACAATAGCAGGTCATTTATGTGATCCCCCATGCTCAATATCCAATAATTAGCAGATGTGTGGTGTCCTATAGTTCTGTAAGTGTACTAATTGAGCATAGAGAATATAAGGCTGAGAATTTCTTGAATAAATGTAATTCTGCTTGACCATCTTCTCACACTTCTTCCTCACACTTCTGCCTCATCACTCCTAACactaaatttggaacacaagattttgcaaaaagtcaatgttgaaaaattacccatccaaatgttttgtaaataaaaagctttaataattaaaaaataaaaaagctccaataggtaaaaaaagaaatgatgtttGTTCTTTTAAAGTCACTGGAATTAGCTCTTGAGAAAATGGTCTTCTGGTTCAGTGACCAATACATAAATCTTAATGAGGAAAAAGTGTATAGGAGAAAAACCCTGAGTTTTAAGTCTGGAATTTTTTGAATGCATAATTATTTGAAGATCAATTCAAATCACAAAATATCATAGAGACAGAATTGgtgacagagaaaaataaagtttaatttgTTTGCTaagataaagaactttaaaactttaaaaaattttcatatcCATTCACTATAGCACAAAAGGTTGTTTTGGTTATTagctttattatgtattttaatcACTGTTCACTTCCACCTACCCCCtagagaaataattcttttctgaattttttctttatctagcatttgcattttataataaCAACTTCTTATTAATTTTGAATTATCTCTTTTATGCTATATGTTCCTATGATCACTCTTCTTTTCTCCTAAGGAGGGACCTAAACAACTTAATGAACACTTAAAATGATTCCCAAATAGAATTGTTACttgacaattagaaaaaaaaggactCTCTGTTTATTTAGGATACCCTCATCAATAATAGTATGAGATGAAGGGATCTCAGATTTCTCATACTATTATTGACTTCTAgtatttccaaagaaaaataaatctgaaaatgcaTTTACCTACaagatatattttgtatatgccacttcaaaatgattttatgaaatatgaaaaaaggagACCTTGTGTAGACTTCAGTCAGTTACATATTGCATTACTCCAGAAATAAGTCTAGGTTAGGACCAGAAGATCAAAATGAACTGATCATAGAATCAGCAGGTTTCAATCTAAGAGGAAATGAATGAAGGGGCATATTAATGAGCAAGTGaaggaaaaagaactgatttaGAAGTTAGTATTTGGGAAACATTAAGCTGAATATTgtgagtataaaatgaaaaaagggcATGGTTCCTGCTTTTTCAGCACTCACTACAAATGAGGgggatagagacaaagacagagaaatagagaaagagacagggagatagagagaaacaaagagagggagagtCAACTACTAATCTAATAGAAAGCCCTTAAATCTTAAGAGTAAGTAGCAGAGAGAATGCAAAGGTATAGTAAATATTAGACTGCATTAGCAAGTAAGATGATAAAATATGGGTATGTTTTATACCATCCTCCACTGTGCAATCTTAAGACCTAGAAGATTTAAAGATATTGGTTGGGCAGGTCATGAGACCCACTgatactctatttttttttttttcagagagattAGTTGTTAATTGCTTGTCTATCCAACTGTTATGAATATTAATGGTCTTTATTTAATGTGGCTTAATAGGGACAAAATGTACAACAACATTCTCCTTTTAAgcaaattgaagaaaaaagaagagagataacttactcaagcacaaaaaaaaaagcaagagaagaATTGCTATGATTCACTCCCTTGTTATATGCTTCTTAATAGAGTATTACTAACACTGCTCCGCTATCTCAATGTACCCAGGAGGAAGTAGAATATATTCCTTAGATCTGGGGTGCATTATTTATGATGGGGTGAACATAGCTACTACTACATTTTACAGTAAGGGAATTTGCTTTAAAATAACAGGtgctttcatttttgtcaatTAAATGAAGAATTGGGCAATGATTTTTTAGGATAATAATTACTGTGGCTAAAATATTCAATCCTTACTAATTACAATTCTCACAAAATTCATATCTAAAATCAAGGCAAAACACCATTTTACAGAAAGAATAACTCCTTATGAGAGATGAATAGAGATTGTgtaatggttaaataaattaaaagtactGAAGGAATGATGAAACATGTCTTTGTGGCTTAAAAACCCAGATTTTTCTCTGATGCAATTTTCTCTCATTAAGAGGTGCTCAATTTACTGGACTTTGAGCCAGTATATCTTCCATCTAATTAAAAGATGATAAGTAGTATGGGAGAGGTGGTGTCCCCACAGGGCTAAGAAAGGCGGGAACCATTTCTATTTATAAAGGTCAAAGTGACTTTTATGAAAGGGTTATTTTTGAGTAGAGGAGTTGATTATTCTTACAGGAATGGCTTTAGTTTTTgtgatattataattattatgtgaGAAATAGCCCAGGAAAGTACTGAACCAGCAGTAATAAGgacactgaattcaaatcctcattCTGAAAATCATGAATTTTAAGCAAGTCATTCAGATTGTTTGAATTTCAGTCTTCTAATCTGAAGTCCTGTCACTGAGTTCTAATGTGAGAGCTAACTATAAAGACATATGTTAACATCTTTGTAAGcattaaagaaattaatggatTCCACTTATATGTTTACAATATGTTATTATATTCTTCAGAGAAATAAGCAGCTGGATGTGATTAATTTCATCTGTGAATGGTAAATGTAGGCTTTTTTGCTCTCGATTCTTGTGTTTCTcttatttgaaagaaatttatGGTTTGAACTCTCAGTGATCCATCTGGCAGGTCTGAATTTTATGATCCCACTCAAGGACAGACATTAAGGAAACAGGATGTCCAAGAAatgaaaagtactttatataaaatatcatCTCCCAACTTGCCACCCAAGATATGGGAAGGTAACCATTCATCAGTAGATGCAAAAATAGCCcaataaatacatttatgttgtttatttataattaattttatattttcagggattttataatttatttttaaacacagCTATTTCCCCAATTCCCccaatctcttaatttcttttgtaaaaaagtcttttaaattaaaaaaaacaaaacaaaacactagaaCAACAATACAGGAACAATGATACAATGTTCCAGAACTTTATAACCTCTAACTCTAATTTTTAAAGCAGGAAAGCTGGCTTTATCATCTGTTCTTCAAGATCAAATTTTGTTCCTGTCATTAATCTCACCAGAGTTTCCAATTACTATTGTGTCAATTCACGTTATTGTTAAATAGAGtttgattctcttttcttctcagttCATTACAAAGGCTTCTCAAATCTCAAATATGggcctggcaaatagtagatgATGTGAAATACAAGAAGCTGTTATAATTATTGCTGCTATTTCTAATAATATTCCCTTTTTACCATGACATGTAAAcaacaaagttaagtgacatgcccaaagACATTGTGCTatttagtatctgaggtcaaatttgaactcaagactaaGTCTTAAGGACTTCAGGCCCCAAACTCTATACATTGTACCTACCATCTACCTGCCCCGGCTTCATTTTGCTCAAATATATAATGGCACACCATTTGAAATGCCCTAACTTACTTTGAGATATATTTATTGTAAAAGTCAGATAGGGGAGAGAAGAGCATTTTCAAAATAGCATCCTACACACACAAAGTACTTGAACCAAAATTGGActcattcattgaaaaaaaattgagatagagagatagaaagacaggtAGAAAGAGATTTATTAGATTATTGTTAAAAAACTGAAATTAtgtagaataaatttaaaatggaaatattatgaaggaaaaatgagTCAACCATGTGATTATACATTATTTCAGGTGTTAAAGCACAGTATGTAAATACTTGTTAACTATTACTAGTACTTGCACATTCTGATTAAAAGCAAAGTCACCAGAATTAGAAAGacttttgacaaaatgaaaaaaaaaattaaaaattagaaacattTTATCAATGGATTTTACTTAAATGTTTTAGTATAAAGAAATAAGACTCTAAAGAGCTTTGGGTTTTTAATCTTCATACAAAATTGGAACAACTacttggtatagtggataaatcACTGGACTGATGTATAAATTTGATAGTTCATAAgtgggaaatatatattaaatccttATGTGCATTCAGTGCAAAATCAATAGCATTGTGAAATGAATGGCCATTAACTTTAATGTGCTAAGAAACTAGTACTAAAGTGAgcaatgattattaataataaatatcttgaggaaattcagaagctctctcttttcccaaatttgtcattttaaaaagatcatgtttcttgtaatgaagagagccatgtacagctagagagaggattgtgggaactgagtgtggttcacaacacaatattttcactctttttgttgttgtttggttgcaatttgatttctttctcagtttttttttttccagtttaatttgatttttcttgtgcagcaagataattgtataattatgtttgcatatattgaattttaaaaagtaaaataaaaagatcaatttttcttcaaaaagacATTACTTATAATTAGATTGCCTTCAAACTAAATGATCTTGATCACATCCCACACAACCTGGAAAGGAATTTAATGTGAAGCAGGGAAACCTATTGTATCATAGCCAAATTTGAAAGatgttttgcctttttgtttaAACAGTTCAAGATTGGGAGTCATCTGCTGTTTAAAAATTTTCTGTGTAGAGGGGTGACATAAGCAATGGTGTACCATCAGTCTCTATTGCAATAGTCTTTTAACTGGAACCTATCACCATTGTTGTCTTTGGTCTAGGAATGATTGGTCAATGACCATCCTTTCATTAATAGCCTGctggacttaatttttttaattattaaattactcATAAATTATATCTGTTATTGTAAAAAATGTTTCACAAATATAGGATATACACTTGGAATAGATCATTAAGATTAAGAAGTAACCATTTGTTAATTGACAAACATCTGATATAAATGCTATAACAGAATAATTCAAGCAAGGATGAAATTGATTTTTGCCTTGTAATTTCAGGAGAAGACTACACAGTGAGTgttatagaaataagaaagacCTTAAAAAggcaaatcacaaaacaaaaatgttcaaTATAATATAGAATTTTGTCCTTATCTAAATTGAGGattttaagaacatttttttctttattatttattattttgacattatacatgggtaattttttacaacattatcccttgcactcacttctgttctgacttttcccttccctcccttcaccccctctccTGGATGGCAAGCATTcttatacattaaatatgttatagtatatcctagatacaatatatgtgtgcagaactgaacagttttcttgttgcacaggaagaattggaatcagaaggtaaaaataacctgagaagaaaaacagaagtgtAAAccattcacactcatttcccagtattccttctctggctgtagctgattctgtccattattaatcaattggaactgaattagatctttttgtggaagatatccatttccatcagaatacatcctcctgcagtattgttgttgaagtgttctACTCATCTAGtatttgccttttataattaCAACTTCATATTCATATTAAGTTATCTCTTTTATGCTATATGTTCTTATGatcactctttccttctcttaagAAGGGACCTAAACAACTTGATGAATATTCAAAAGAAGAATCATTTCTAAATAGAATTGTTACTTGACAATCAGAAAAAAGGGGCTCTCAGTTTATTTAAGAGCCTCTCAccacttattcagtgatgaaaagagccatctacaaccagagagaggcctgtgagaACTAA
Encoded here:
- the LOC141547509 gene encoding olfactory receptor 10AG1-like, yielding MAEENLTYVKEFILLGFSDLPNLQGFLFGIFFVIYLSILIGNGLLIVITKTDPALHTPMYFFLGNFSFLEICYTSVTLPRMLADLWTQKRTISLLACAVQTCFLYIFGVAECLLLTVMAYDRYVAITKPLYYTLIMNHKVCVQLVVISWLTGVPVLIAQTYRIFSLNFCGPNKINHIFCDAPPLFPLACTDTYKIEVSVHVVALLFVTIPFVLILASYIKIITTIMKLPSTSGRSKAFSTCSSHLMVVCFFYGSGSIVYLQPKSSQSSTSSKIFALFYTTVTPMFNPLIYSLRNKDVIAALRKLLPKNFRSKSKNAQRNKQLDVINFICEW